The Salvelinus namaycush isolate Seneca chromosome 19, SaNama_1.0, whole genome shotgun sequence DNA window attggcccagcgtcgtccaggttagggtttggccgggtaggccgtcattgtaaataataatttgttctttactgacttgcctagttaaataaaggttaaataaaaaataaaatatcagTACTCCTTGTGGAAGCTGTCctcaggcacagatctaggatcagcttatccTCCACAAGTCCTAACCTTAATCATTAGAGGGGTAAGGTACAACTGACTTGTTAATCCCAGTTCCTGTGTGTGTCCCAGGAACATGATGTTGCTGCTTACGCTCTTTATTGTTCCGGGTGTTGTGATGATCGTAGCCTATGGACTTATCTCCAGAGAGCTGTACCGGGGAATCCAGTTTGAGCTGGGTCAGAAGACATCATCCCCCGGTGAGTCCTTCATTACTGTTATTTAATTATTCACACATGTATTCACTTCTTTCAGCAGCTGGGTTAGTGAGAAGACATTAGAATGCGGAATTGGCATGAAcaacaaatgttagaattttagTACTGAACATATTGTGTATCTTCTAGTTTCTGCCCATTAGTGTTTCCCAGATGTTTTAATTATGATCCAGATTATCTTGGATTTGAgtgcacactctctctctctttctctctctctctctctctctctctctctctctctctctgtctctggtttATCAGCATGATAATCCTAATTATGTTCACacagaataaacattttattaGCAGTACAATCATGGTAATGTGTTGCAGGTTTGAGCAAAATACTCTTTAGTCATTATGAAAGGGCTCAATTCAGATTTACAAAATCAAATCCTTTTTTACACGTTTTGATTTCAGCACATCTTAGAAGTTGATATTCAGACTTACTATATGCAGGTGCGTAACAGGCTTTGCAGATGGGGCTCCATGACACGCACTGAATTAATTGAATTCAACTGCAGAAAACTCTCCCACTTTCTGGCCAACTGGCCAATGATTTTCTcatttcattcaatagggttttcagtacatttactGTATCTAAAGCCATTCCTTTAAATATGGTGTTCCATTAACTTGAATTCTCACGTTAGAATTGTCTAGAAAGACAAACTAGAATATGTATTGAGAAAACAGGTTCAGaatagggatcaatgaaagaaaacCATCTAAATACATGCAAATTTGTCTCCTTTTCAGTACCAATTGGTAGATACTCTGATCTTGTATattatttagggttaggaaagtatttatgaataataataaaaaatggttTAGAGAGCCTTTACACACAAAATATATTGATGAACATAATATATATCCTGAAAGTAGCCATATTTGTTTCTTTCCACGAAATATTGGAAAGTGATTaaagtgtacaataggggttgaCCAGTATTCCTATATATCTACCTTAATAATCCTCACTAACCATAGAACTGTGATGACAACTGTTCAGTCGTAGTGAACCATAtaccaggctccaggtttaaactgctacGTGTGGTCTACATTCCAAAATGATTCAAAAAGGTTACATGTTCCAAATGATTGCACAACTTGTAATCCGTTAGCCTAATATCATGCACTATTGTTAGCAATCCTCAGGAACAACCACACAAATGTGAGGAAAGAAAGGTAAACTAACGATAtaatggaatgatgcaaaatgtaaggaaactaacacaaAAGTGACAGTTATTAATGTATGttggtataactgatggtggctaccgatagtggctaatatttaacataatacaacatttaaaaaatacagtGAAAAGTCTGGGATTAtaattatataatataataaaaataTTCTAGAAATCATAAATCCTACTCGGTAGGTTGGCATTATACTGTCATTTGGacatggctacagaagcctatAGCTTGGGTTTCCACATTTCATATCTGCAAGTTATAAGGCCAGCGTTTCATAaacttcactgtggaaaaggagatatgttgatatgcttcagtttgctgccatataactggtttcacatttgtctccagcgatCATAAGATAAAATAGATTAAAACAATtatcatttatatttacaatccccttatccaaatgacttactcatttacctagctcttatcaatagctactatcaatttgtaaattacagtgcatggagaatggtgttttTTTATCGTAAAAAAAAAGTAGATGTTGTTCCACTTGGAACCAACAGGTTGCTTGACCTTATTCATCTTTTCACCGTGGgaaaaggtggtggaattattagggaattaagtcaaggtcaaaATATGGCGTATCTATAGACGCACCTCTGCCACACCTTAACTTCTTTGATCTAgtgggtgaatagcatgctattctcgtACCTGTTCAAGGTGAGAATACGCATAGAGGGAAAGGTGCATAAAAAGGAACTGATGTTCCATTTAAGCATGTTTAACTCGGGTCGTAATCGGCTCCTAAGTCAAATAGCTAGGATGATCAAATATGTAGAGTGTATTTGCTGCTGTTGCTTCATTAGAGGATGAAACTGGCTGATGGCAGTATGCATCGCCTTCACCATCTGTCTGTCCAATATGAGAGAGTGAGGGACAAGGGGGGTTGTgatatagagaaagagagaatgcgAAGGCACATTAGCCCTCAGATGTAAGATGACGCAGGTTTTTTGGTGATTCATCGCCGTGTCAATTAAGGTGAGCGACTGTTTTTAAGAAGCATGATTCACAGAAATAATTTCCACTGGGATCTTTAAATTGTGCCAATTATCAGACACGGAAGAGAAGAAACCTGGTACAGGTGGAAAGTACAGATAAgcaggggatgtgtgtgtgtttgtgtgtgtgtgtgtggctcgtTTTGCCTCAATTCAGATGTATGGGGTGTTAAATGCATCATAGACTTTTCTGAACTTCTGAAATGATTAGTTACGGAGCGTAATTGATCTGACCCCTCACCACAGTTTTGGACCTCTACTTGACCTCTTCTTTGCTCGCCCCATACACAGGTCTAAAGAATGGCCTGACCGGCACCGTGTCTTGCGGCAGCGACGACGGCGATGGTTGCTACGTCCAGGTCTCCAAGCGTCCACACTCCATGAAGATGTCCACTCTGACATCATCTACGGCGAGCACATCCAAAGTGGAGCATGCCCGCAGCAACACCTCAGAGGCCAAGCTCCTAGCCAAGAAGCGTGTGATCCGGATGCTGGTGGTGATCGTGGCTCTGTTCTTCCTGTGCTGGATGCCACTCTACTGCGCCAACACCTGGAAGGCTTTCCACTCAGCCTCTGCCCGCCGTGCCCTCTCTGGTGCACCCATCTCCTTCATCCACCTACTGTCCTACACCTCGGCCTGCGTTAACCCCATCATCTACTGCTTCATGAACACTCGTTTCCGCAAGTCGCTGCTTGCCACCTTCGCCTGCTGCTGTCGTCCGCCCTGCCGACGCCAAGGGCTGCGGGATGGAGAGGAGGACGCAATGGCTTTGGGGGTGTCCATGTCCAAGTTTAGTTACACCACAGTCAGCACTATGGGGCGTGCTGAGGGAGGGACCACTGACTGACTGGGGGACAGGGGAGACCAGAGAGATATGTGATATGAGATTATgtttgggcggtatccagattttcaaaCCTTTCTACCATTCCTGTACCATACCGGGATTGCACACCGGCATTGCACACCGGCATATTACCGGCATTGCACACAAGGGGCGCTATTTATTTTCAAAAGCAAAAAAACAACACCAACAAAACATTTAAACAATTCTTATTTCTTTACTCACGAAACAAATTTGGGCagcagggatcttgatccaggaggtgATTGACTTATTTAACATATAGTTATAAGCAGTGGCGTAGCATTTATATATTTACGGTATTTGAAATCATACCGTCAGAATTTCAAAATTCCCCCGGTATACTGCCCAAGGCTAGGGAAGATGCACC harbors:
- the LOC120063751 gene encoding cholecystokinin receptor-like, which translates into the protein MDLQTLNETSVFLECVEAQGAASNGTPNSSLELTNITTCGNAYVVLKPQHVKQKEVDSLRILLYSVIFLLSVFGNLLIIVVLTVNKRMRTVTNSFLLSLAVSDLMMAIFCMPFTLIPNLLEDFIFGPAMCKIVVYLMGVSVSISTFSLVAIAIERYSAICNPLKSRAWQTRSHAYRVITATWLLSFMIMSPYPVFSHLVHVPLKDNITIARMCRHIWPHREVEQTWNMMLLLTLFIVPGVVMIVAYGLISRELYRGIQFELGQKTSSPGLKNGLTGTVSCGSDDGDGCYVQVSKRPHSMKMSTLTSSTASTSKVEHARSNTSEAKLLAKKRVIRMLVVIVALFFLCWMPLYCANTWKAFHSASARRALSGAPISFIHLLSYTSACVNPIIYCFMNTRFRKSLLATFACCCRPPCRRQGLRDGEEDAMALGVSMSKFSYTTVSTMGRAEGGTTD